Proteins from one Bos taurus isolate L1 Dominette 01449 registration number 42190680 breed Hereford chromosome 7, ARS-UCD2.0, whole genome shotgun sequence genomic window:
- the BTNL9 gene encoding butyrophilin-like protein 9 isoform X2 → MDFSVFLNSYQRGRLPSSLFFLTHLLLLLQPRVLCSEEIRVVGHEEPILAHVGDEVEFSCHLSPYRDAQHMEILWFWSQASNVVHLYREQQEFYGWQMKQFQNRTQLIRDDIIDGSVTLRLHLVVPADQGLYGCRFLSSDFTGEATWELEVAGLGSDPHISIEGFKEGGIQLRCHSNGWYPKPQAQWRDRHGRCLPPETENITEDVQGLFSLETSVVVQEGAHSNVSCSIQNHLLGQKKEFVVHIADVFLPGTSPWKRAFLGTLVGLPLLLALLMMLVLYFFRKQRKSQEKLKKQAERDKGKLTVELGKLQVELEWRAAQRHAVDVTLDPGSAHPSLEVSEDGKSVSSLRTAPGSENPQWLSEQTCVLSRELFSTGRHYWEVHVGRRSRWFLGVCLAAVPRAGHARMSPATGYWVMGLWNSCEYFVLDQHRVPLSVRVPPRCVGIFLDIEAGKLSFFNVSDGSHIFTFTDTFPGMLCAYFRPRAHDGSEHPDPLTICPLPVGEKHVLEEEDSDAWLQPYESSNTDLGL, encoded by the exons AGGAGATCAGGGTGGTAGGCCATGAGGAACCCATTCTGGCACATGTCGGGGATGAAGTGGAATTCTCCTGCCACCTGTCACCATACCGGGACGCCCAGCACATGGAGATCCTCTGGTTCTGGAGCCAGGCCTCGAACGTGGTGCACCTGTACCGGGAGCAGCAGGAGTTCTATGGCTGGCAGATGAAGCAGTTCCAGAACAGGACCCAACTCATCAGGGACGATATCATAGATGGCAGTGTGACTCTGCGGCTCCACCTCGTGGTCCCCGCCGATCAGGGTCTGTATGGGTGCCGCTTCCTCTCCAGCGACTTCACTGGGGAGGCGACCTGGGAGCTGGAGGTAGCAG GACTGGGCTCAGACCCTCATATCTCCATTGAGGGCTTCAAGGAGGGAGGCATTCAGCTAAGGTGCCACTCCAATGGTTGGTACCCCAAGCCACAGGCTCAGTGGAGAGACCGTCACGGACGATGCCTGCCCCCGGAGACTGAAAACATCACTGAGGATGTCCAAGGCCTGTTCAGTCTGGAAACGTCTGTGGTCGTCCAAGAGGGGGCCCACAGCAACGTGTCCTGCTCCATCCAGAACCACCTCCTAGGCCAAAAGAAAGAGTTTGTGGTCCACATAGCAG ATGTGTTTTTACCTGGAACCTCTCCCTGGAAGAGAGCTTTCCTTGGGACTCTGGTGGGTCTGCCGCTCCTTCTGGCTCTCCTCATGATGCTGGTGCTGTACTTCTTTCGGAAGCAACGGAAGTCCCAAG AAAAGCTGAAGAAGCaggcagagagagacaaag ggAAACTCACAGTGGAGCTGG GGAAGCTTCAAGTAGAGCTGG AGTGGAGAGCAGCTCAACGACATGCAG TGGATGTGACCCTGGATCCTGGCTCCGCTCACCCCAGCCTGGAGGTTTCCGAGGATGGCAAAAGCGTGTCCTCACTCAGGACTGCGCCGGGGTCAGAGAACCCTCAGTGGTTGTCTGAGCAGACGTGCGTCCTGAGCCGGGAGCTCTTCTCCACTGGCCGCCACTACTGGGAGGTGCACGTGGGCCGCCGCAGCCGCTGGTTCCTCGGTGTGTGTCTGGCAGCGGTGCCTAGGGCAGGGCATGCTCGCATGAGCCCGGCGACTGGCTACTGGGTGATGGGGTTGTGGAACAGCTGTGAGTACTTCGTCCTAGACCAGCACCGCGTCCCGCTCAGCGTGCGCGTGCCACCGCGCTGCGTGGGCATCTTTCTGGATATTGAGGCTGGAAAGCTGTCCTTCTTCAACGTATCCGACGGCTCCCACATTTTCACCTTCACCGACACCTTCCCGGGGATGCTCTGCGCATATTTCAGGCCTAGAGCCCACGATGGCAGCGAACACCCAGATCCGCTCACCATCTGCCCATTACCAGTTGGTGAGAAACACGTCCTCGAAGAGGAGGACAGTGACGCCTGGTTACAACCCTATGAGTCCTCAAACACTGACCTGGGCCTGTAG
- the BTNL9 gene encoding butyrophilin-like protein 9 isoform X3 → MDFSVFLNSYQRGRLPSSLFFLTHLLLLLQPRVLCSEEIRVVGHEEPILAHVGDEVEFSCHLSPYRDAQHMEILWFWSQASNVVHLYREQQEFYGWQMKQFQNRTQLIRDDIIDGSVTLRLHLVVPADQGLYGCRFLSSDFTGEATWELEVAGLGSDPHISIEGFKEGGIQLRCHSNGWYPKPQAQWRDRHGRCLPPETENITEDVQGLFSLETSVVVQEGAHSNVSCSIQNHLLGQKKEFVVHIADVFLPGTSPWKRAFLGTLVGLPLLLALLMMLVLYFFRKQRKSQEKLKKQAERDKGKLTVELEWRAAQRHAVDVTLDPGSAHPSLEVSEDGKSVSSLRTAPGSENPQWLSEQTCVLSRELFSTGRHYWEVHVGRRSRWFLGVCLAAVPRAGHARMSPATGYWVMGLWNSCEYFVLDQHRVPLSVRVPPRCVGIFLDIEAGKLSFFNVSDGSHIFTFTDTFPGMLCAYFRPRAHDGSEHPDPLTICPLPVGEKHVLEEEDSDAWLQPYESSNTDLGL, encoded by the exons AGGAGATCAGGGTGGTAGGCCATGAGGAACCCATTCTGGCACATGTCGGGGATGAAGTGGAATTCTCCTGCCACCTGTCACCATACCGGGACGCCCAGCACATGGAGATCCTCTGGTTCTGGAGCCAGGCCTCGAACGTGGTGCACCTGTACCGGGAGCAGCAGGAGTTCTATGGCTGGCAGATGAAGCAGTTCCAGAACAGGACCCAACTCATCAGGGACGATATCATAGATGGCAGTGTGACTCTGCGGCTCCACCTCGTGGTCCCCGCCGATCAGGGTCTGTATGGGTGCCGCTTCCTCTCCAGCGACTTCACTGGGGAGGCGACCTGGGAGCTGGAGGTAGCAG GACTGGGCTCAGACCCTCATATCTCCATTGAGGGCTTCAAGGAGGGAGGCATTCAGCTAAGGTGCCACTCCAATGGTTGGTACCCCAAGCCACAGGCTCAGTGGAGAGACCGTCACGGACGATGCCTGCCCCCGGAGACTGAAAACATCACTGAGGATGTCCAAGGCCTGTTCAGTCTGGAAACGTCTGTGGTCGTCCAAGAGGGGGCCCACAGCAACGTGTCCTGCTCCATCCAGAACCACCTCCTAGGCCAAAAGAAAGAGTTTGTGGTCCACATAGCAG ATGTGTTTTTACCTGGAACCTCTCCCTGGAAGAGAGCTTTCCTTGGGACTCTGGTGGGTCTGCCGCTCCTTCTGGCTCTCCTCATGATGCTGGTGCTGTACTTCTTTCGGAAGCAACGGAAGTCCCAAG AAAAGCTGAAGAAGCaggcagagagagacaaag ggAAACTCACAGTGGAGCTGG AGTGGAGAGCAGCTCAACGACATGCAG TGGATGTGACCCTGGATCCTGGCTCCGCTCACCCCAGCCTGGAGGTTTCCGAGGATGGCAAAAGCGTGTCCTCACTCAGGACTGCGCCGGGGTCAGAGAACCCTCAGTGGTTGTCTGAGCAGACGTGCGTCCTGAGCCGGGAGCTCTTCTCCACTGGCCGCCACTACTGGGAGGTGCACGTGGGCCGCCGCAGCCGCTGGTTCCTCGGTGTGTGTCTGGCAGCGGTGCCTAGGGCAGGGCATGCTCGCATGAGCCCGGCGACTGGCTACTGGGTGATGGGGTTGTGGAACAGCTGTGAGTACTTCGTCCTAGACCAGCACCGCGTCCCGCTCAGCGTGCGCGTGCCACCGCGCTGCGTGGGCATCTTTCTGGATATTGAGGCTGGAAAGCTGTCCTTCTTCAACGTATCCGACGGCTCCCACATTTTCACCTTCACCGACACCTTCCCGGGGATGCTCTGCGCATATTTCAGGCCTAGAGCCCACGATGGCAGCGAACACCCAGATCCGCTCACCATCTGCCCATTACCAGTTGGTGAGAAACACGTCCTCGAAGAGGAGGACAGTGACGCCTGGTTACAACCCTATGAGTCCTCAAACACTGACCTGGGCCTGTAG
- the BTNL9 gene encoding butyrophilin-like protein 9 isoform X1, which produces MDFSVFLNSYQRGRLPSSLFFLTHLLLLLQPRVLCSEEIRVVGHEEPILAHVGDEVEFSCHLSPYRDAQHMEILWFWSQASNVVHLYREQQEFYGWQMKQFQNRTQLIRDDIIDGSVTLRLHLVVPADQGLYGCRFLSSDFTGEATWELEVAGLGSDPHISIEGFKEGGIQLRCHSNGWYPKPQAQWRDRHGRCLPPETENITEDVQGLFSLETSVVVQEGAHSNVSCSIQNHLLGQKKEFVVHIADVFLPGTSPWKRAFLGTLVGLPLLLALLMMLVLYFFRKQRKSQEKLKKQAERDKGKLTVELGKLQVELDWRRAEGQAEWRAAQRHAVDVTLDPGSAHPSLEVSEDGKSVSSLRTAPGSENPQWLSEQTCVLSRELFSTGRHYWEVHVGRRSRWFLGVCLAAVPRAGHARMSPATGYWVMGLWNSCEYFVLDQHRVPLSVRVPPRCVGIFLDIEAGKLSFFNVSDGSHIFTFTDTFPGMLCAYFRPRAHDGSEHPDPLTICPLPVGEKHVLEEEDSDAWLQPYESSNTDLGL; this is translated from the exons AGGAGATCAGGGTGGTAGGCCATGAGGAACCCATTCTGGCACATGTCGGGGATGAAGTGGAATTCTCCTGCCACCTGTCACCATACCGGGACGCCCAGCACATGGAGATCCTCTGGTTCTGGAGCCAGGCCTCGAACGTGGTGCACCTGTACCGGGAGCAGCAGGAGTTCTATGGCTGGCAGATGAAGCAGTTCCAGAACAGGACCCAACTCATCAGGGACGATATCATAGATGGCAGTGTGACTCTGCGGCTCCACCTCGTGGTCCCCGCCGATCAGGGTCTGTATGGGTGCCGCTTCCTCTCCAGCGACTTCACTGGGGAGGCGACCTGGGAGCTGGAGGTAGCAG GACTGGGCTCAGACCCTCATATCTCCATTGAGGGCTTCAAGGAGGGAGGCATTCAGCTAAGGTGCCACTCCAATGGTTGGTACCCCAAGCCACAGGCTCAGTGGAGAGACCGTCACGGACGATGCCTGCCCCCGGAGACTGAAAACATCACTGAGGATGTCCAAGGCCTGTTCAGTCTGGAAACGTCTGTGGTCGTCCAAGAGGGGGCCCACAGCAACGTGTCCTGCTCCATCCAGAACCACCTCCTAGGCCAAAAGAAAGAGTTTGTGGTCCACATAGCAG ATGTGTTTTTACCTGGAACCTCTCCCTGGAAGAGAGCTTTCCTTGGGACTCTGGTGGGTCTGCCGCTCCTTCTGGCTCTCCTCATGATGCTGGTGCTGTACTTCTTTCGGAAGCAACGGAAGTCCCAAG AAAAGCTGAAGAAGCaggcagagagagacaaag ggAAACTCACAGTGGAGCTGG GGAAGCTTCAAGTAGAGCTGG ACTGGAGAAGGGCCGAAGGCCAGGCTG AGTGGAGAGCAGCTCAACGACATGCAG TGGATGTGACCCTGGATCCTGGCTCCGCTCACCCCAGCCTGGAGGTTTCCGAGGATGGCAAAAGCGTGTCCTCACTCAGGACTGCGCCGGGGTCAGAGAACCCTCAGTGGTTGTCTGAGCAGACGTGCGTCCTGAGCCGGGAGCTCTTCTCCACTGGCCGCCACTACTGGGAGGTGCACGTGGGCCGCCGCAGCCGCTGGTTCCTCGGTGTGTGTCTGGCAGCGGTGCCTAGGGCAGGGCATGCTCGCATGAGCCCGGCGACTGGCTACTGGGTGATGGGGTTGTGGAACAGCTGTGAGTACTTCGTCCTAGACCAGCACCGCGTCCCGCTCAGCGTGCGCGTGCCACCGCGCTGCGTGGGCATCTTTCTGGATATTGAGGCTGGAAAGCTGTCCTTCTTCAACGTATCCGACGGCTCCCACATTTTCACCTTCACCGACACCTTCCCGGGGATGCTCTGCGCATATTTCAGGCCTAGAGCCCACGATGGCAGCGAACACCCAGATCCGCTCACCATCTGCCCATTACCAGTTGGTGAGAAACACGTCCTCGAAGAGGAGGACAGTGACGCCTGGTTACAACCCTATGAGTCCTCAAACACTGACCTGGGCCTGTAG